A window from Balnearium lithotrophicum encodes these proteins:
- the gltB gene encoding glutamate synthase large subunit, with the protein MALSVKDSCGVGFIASISGEKSYEIIDKGLKAVSNLTHRGAALSDGRTGDGSGILFQIPHEFFVKEAKKIRGDFNFKEVTVGTFFLKGHVEGALSLIEEEVKKTLGDAVLREVPVDVSQCGEIARKSLPAIYQVIAPKGNRVETYILRRKLERELQKLNLENYVVSLSGDLVVYKGMLLAPDLKRFFLDLQNEELSSSIAIFHQRYSTNTNPEWRLAQPLRLIAHNGEINTITSNRNFVRSIEPILSSKVLGERISQVLPLVEFDESDSASLDRVFELMVISGIKPEVAITVLIPPAYELLDDLSEEEKAFFEYVSLLMKPWDGPAAVAFTDGRVVGGKLDRNGLRPARYIVTENGLVVFGSEVGMIDVPDGEVKKFGRLMPGEVFLVDTETGEIKENKEILSEMSEEFLVEKEVRRKLYKLKRENHLEPQPSENLNRELVKFCYSKEDLEEVVEYMAEMGKEPVFSMGDDTPIPNLLDRPYLLFRHFKQRFAQVTNPPIDPIREKAVMSLKLRLGSKVNFLELSGKLRRRIEIDSPLLTPTEFNEIKNTYFVNVKTFKMEFETSLKRGLDKLFSSVKESILNENTEIVVLSDREVEFPIPSLLAVSGLCAYLEREKLLYRVSIIVETGEVRDTHQVASLIAFGASGVYPYLVFDYLKSKELDLNKPYRELEENYKKAVNAGLLKIMSKMGISVISSYHRSHLFDIVGISEEVVKEYFPHTSSPIGGITLEDIERVVKERVKLAEEKGEPEPLGELRSRPNGIYHSWSPKVVRGIFKAAKSGSYEDFKEVVKAVEERPVYIRDLLKIKSDRKPIPIEEVEPVESIVKRLMVPGMSLGALSKVAHEVIAEAMNILGSKSCSGEGGEDPERYGTIKNSKIKQVASGRFGVTPAYLASAEEIEIKIAQGAKPGEGGHLPGHKVTPYIASLRFSVPGVALISPPPHHDIYSIEDLAQLIYDLKLANPKARIAVKLVSEVGVGTVASGVAKAKADIVQISGASGGTGASPLSSIKGAGLPWEIGLSETQRDLINNGLRENVALRVDGGFKVGRDVVVAALMGAEEFGFGTAAMIAEGCVMDRDCHTNRCPVGIATQDENRIKRFRGAVETVINYFRLVAEDVRRILAEMGYRSLDEIVGRYDLLEENEELKKRYPLAKNLNLKNILDVPVYKLNRRDLPYTPVESNLNDRIVKDILPYLKKGERVFKEYKIRNIDRSIGVSLSYHIVELFGKEGLPENLVHLRFYGVAGQSFGAFAPYGVLLEVVGEANDYVGKGLGGGTIVLRFPEEFRGKSNENVIAGNTILYGATGGALFASGVVGERFAVRNSGAIAVVEGAGQHACEYMVRGIIVVLGKVGKNFGAGMTGGTAFVLDDEIEEKINRDYVEIRRLEPRDYDVLKSLLSKHYKFTKSEVAARVLEDRALLERIRKVVPIGVKELEDKLSGYDRLPD; encoded by the coding sequence ATGGCTTTAAGTGTTAAGGATTCCTGTGGAGTTGGATTTATTGCATCCATCAGCGGTGAAAAAAGCTATGAAATAATTGATAAGGGACTAAAGGCTGTATCCAATTTAACCCATAGAGGAGCTGCTCTCTCTGACGGAAGAACTGGAGACGGTTCAGGAATTCTTTTCCAAATCCCTCATGAATTTTTCGTAAAGGAAGCCAAAAAAATCAGAGGAGACTTCAATTTTAAAGAGGTAACTGTAGGAACATTCTTCCTGAAAGGCCATGTAGAGGGAGCTCTCTCCCTGATAGAGGAGGAGGTTAAGAAAACGTTAGGAGATGCTGTTTTAAGGGAGGTTCCTGTAGACGTTAGTCAGTGTGGGGAAATTGCGAGGAAAAGTCTTCCTGCCATTTATCAGGTAATAGCTCCAAAGGGAAATAGAGTTGAAACCTACATTTTAAGGAGGAAACTCGAAAGGGAGCTCCAGAAATTAAATCTGGAGAATTACGTTGTTTCTCTTTCGGGGGATTTAGTTGTCTACAAGGGAATGCTCCTTGCTCCCGATTTAAAGAGATTCTTTTTAGACCTTCAGAATGAGGAACTTTCCTCATCAATAGCCATTTTTCACCAGAGGTACTCAACAAATACAAATCCTGAATGGAGGCTTGCCCAACCTCTAAGGTTGATAGCTCACAACGGTGAGATAAACACAATAACTTCTAACAGAAACTTTGTTAGGTCTATTGAGCCGATTCTAAGTTCAAAAGTGTTAGGAGAGAGAATTTCTCAAGTCCTTCCCCTTGTGGAATTTGACGAGAGTGACTCGGCCTCCTTGGACAGAGTTTTTGAACTCATGGTTATTTCTGGAATCAAGCCTGAGGTTGCAATAACGGTTTTAATTCCCCCTGCCTATGAGCTCTTAGATGACTTATCAGAGGAGGAGAAGGCATTCTTTGAGTACGTATCCCTTCTAATGAAGCCCTGGGATGGTCCTGCAGCAGTTGCCTTTACCGATGGAAGGGTGGTTGGAGGAAAGTTAGACAGGAACGGACTAAGGCCTGCAAGGTACATTGTCACAGAGAACGGTCTTGTTGTCTTTGGTTCAGAAGTTGGAATGATAGATGTACCTGATGGAGAGGTCAAAAAGTTTGGAAGATTGATGCCGGGAGAGGTCTTTTTAGTTGATACGGAAACGGGAGAGATAAAAGAAAACAAGGAAATTCTGAGTGAAATGTCTGAGGAATTTTTAGTTGAAAAAGAGGTAAGGAGAAAGCTCTACAAACTAAAGAGGGAGAATCATTTAGAACCACAACCTTCCGAAAATCTCAACAGGGAGTTGGTTAAGTTTTGCTACTCCAAAGAGGATTTAGAGGAAGTAGTTGAGTACATGGCTGAAATGGGAAAGGAGCCGGTCTTTTCCATGGGGGATGATACTCCTATTCCAAATCTATTAGATAGGCCTTACCTCCTGTTTCGCCACTTTAAGCAGAGGTTTGCCCAGGTAACCAATCCACCCATTGACCCGATAAGGGAAAAGGCTGTAATGAGCTTAAAGTTAAGGTTGGGGTCGAAGGTGAACTTTTTGGAGCTCTCGGGAAAGTTAAGGAGGAGAATAGAGATAGACTCCCCTCTTTTAACCCCTACCGAGTTTAACGAGATTAAGAATACCTATTTTGTTAACGTAAAGACCTTTAAAATGGAATTTGAGACGTCACTAAAAAGGGGTTTGGATAAACTTTTCTCCTCTGTAAAGGAATCAATATTGAACGAAAACACCGAGATTGTAGTTCTCTCAGATAGAGAGGTAGAGTTCCCAATACCTTCCCTCTTGGCAGTTTCTGGTCTCTGTGCCTACTTGGAGAGGGAAAAGCTCCTCTACAGAGTATCAATCATTGTTGAAACGGGAGAGGTCAGGGATACTCATCAGGTAGCATCGCTAATTGCATTTGGAGCTTCAGGAGTATATCCATACTTGGTCTTTGATTACTTAAAGTCAAAAGAGCTTGATTTAAACAAACCCTACAGGGAGCTCGAGGAGAACTACAAAAAAGCCGTTAATGCAGGGCTTTTGAAGATAATGTCAAAAATGGGAATTTCCGTTATCTCCTCATACCACCGTTCACACCTCTTTGATATTGTTGGAATTTCAGAAGAAGTTGTCAAAGAGTACTTTCCACATACATCGTCCCCTATAGGTGGTATAACGCTTGAGGACATAGAGAGAGTTGTTAAGGAAAGGGTCAAGTTGGCGGAGGAGAAGGGAGAACCAGAACCTTTGGGGGAGCTCCGTTCCCGTCCAAATGGAATTTACCACTCGTGGAGCCCAAAGGTTGTAAGGGGAATCTTTAAAGCAGCAAAGAGTGGTAGTTACGAGGACTTTAAGGAAGTTGTAAAGGCAGTTGAGGAAAGGCCTGTCTATATAAGGGACTTACTTAAAATCAAGTCCGATAGGAAGCCTATACCTATTGAGGAAGTGGAGCCTGTTGAGTCGATAGTGAAGAGACTTATGGTTCCGGGAATGTCATTGGGAGCTCTCTCCAAAGTTGCCCATGAAGTAATTGCTGAGGCGATGAACATTTTAGGCAGTAAGAGCTGTTCGGGAGAGGGAGGAGAAGACCCTGAAAGGTACGGAACGATAAAGAACAGCAAAATTAAACAGGTTGCCTCGGGAAGGTTTGGAGTAACACCAGCCTACCTTGCCTCTGCCGAGGAGATTGAAATAAAGATTGCCCAGGGAGCAAAGCCCGGAGAGGGAGGACACCTTCCTGGACACAAAGTTACACCTTACATTGCCTCACTAAGGTTTTCTGTTCCCGGTGTGGCTCTAATATCACCCCCTCCCCACCACGATATTTACTCCATTGAAGACCTGGCACAGCTCATTTACGACCTAAAACTTGCAAATCCGAAGGCAAGAATTGCTGTAAAGTTGGTCTCTGAGGTAGGTGTTGGAACGGTGGCAAGTGGGGTTGCAAAGGCAAAGGCAGATATAGTCCAGATAAGTGGAGCTTCCGGGGGAACGGGAGCATCACCTCTTTCCTCAATAAAGGGAGCAGGTCTTCCTTGGGAGATTGGTCTATCTGAAACTCAGAGGGATTTGATTAACAATGGACTTAGAGAAAACGTTGCCCTTAGGGTTGACGGCGGATTCAAGGTAGGAAGAGACGTTGTTGTTGCTGCCCTCATGGGAGCAGAGGAGTTTGGTTTTGGAACTGCCGCAATGATTGCTGAAGGCTGCGTAATGGATAGGGACTGCCATACGAACAGGTGTCCCGTTGGAATAGCCACCCAGGATGAAAACAGAATAAAGAGGTTTAGGGGAGCTGTTGAAACTGTTATCAACTACTTTAGACTCGTGGCGGAGGATGTTAGAAGAATATTAGCCGAAATGGGATACAGGAGTTTGGATGAGATTGTTGGAAGGTACGACCTCCTTGAGGAAAATGAAGAGTTGAAGAAAAGGTATCCTTTAGCCAAGAACCTTAATTTGAAAAACATCTTGGATGTTCCCGTTTATAAGCTTAATAGAAGAGACCTTCCTTACACTCCTGTTGAGTCAAACCTTAACGATAGAATAGTCAAGGATATTTTACCCTACTTAAAAAAGGGGGAAAGGGTATTTAAGGAGTACAAAATAAGGAATATCGATAGGAGCATCGGAGTATCGCTTTCCTATCACATAGTTGAACTCTTTGGAAAGGAAGGGCTTCCTGAAAATCTTGTCCATTTGAGATTTTATGGAGTTGCCGGACAGAGTTTTGGAGCATTTGCACCCTACGGAGTTCTCTTAGAGGTCGTTGGAGAGGCAAACGACTATGTTGGTAAGGGTCTTGGGGGAGGAACTATTGTCCTGAGATTTCCTGAAGAGTTTAGAGGGAAATCAAACGAAAATGTTATAGCCGGAAACACGATACTCTACGGAGCGACGGGGGGAGCTCTCTTTGCCTCCGGTGTCGTTGGTGAGAGGTTTGCCGTAAGGAACAGTGGTGCAATTGCCGTTGTTGAGGGAGCCGGACAGCACGCCTGTGAGTACATGGTTAGGGGAATTATTGTTGTCCTTGGAAAGGTTGGAAAGAACTTTGGTGCAGGTATGACGGGGGGAACAGCCTTTGTACTCGATGATGAGATTGAGGAGAAGATAAACAGGGACTACGTAGAGATAAGGAGG